From a single Meles meles chromosome 21, mMelMel3.1 paternal haplotype, whole genome shotgun sequence genomic region:
- the FAHD1 gene encoding acylpyruvase FAHD1, mitochondrial: MAAPRPLSRFWEWGKNIVCVGRNYADHAKEMRSAVPSEPLLFLKPSTAYVPDGAAILMPPYSRNLHHELELGVVMGRRCRAVPEAAAMDYVAGYALCLDMTARDVQDECKKKGLPWTLAKSFTASCPVSAFVPKEKIPDPHNLKLWLRVNGELRQEGETASMIFSIPYIISYVSKIMTLEEGDIILTGTPKGVGPVKENDEIQAGIHGVVSMRFKVETPEY, encoded by the coding sequence ATGGCGGCGCCCAGGCCGCTGTCCCGCTTCTGGGAGTGGGGGAAGAACATCGTGTGCGTGGGCAGGAACTACGCGGACCACGCCAAGGAGATGCGGAGCGCCGTGCCGAGCGAGCCGCTGCTCTTCCTCAAGCCGTCCACCGCCTACGTGCCCGACGGCGCGGCCATCCTCATGCCGCCCTACAGCCGCAACCTGCACCACGAGCTCGAGCTGGGCGTCGTGATGGGCAGGCGCTGCCGCGCCGTCCCCGAGGCCGCGGCCATGGACTACGTGGCCGGCTACGCCCTGTGTCTGGACATGACCGCCAGAGACGTGCAGGACGAGTGCAAGAAGAAGGGCTTGCCCTGGACGCTGGCCAAGAGCTTCACGGCCTCCTGCCCGGTCAGCGCGTTCGTGCCCAAGGAGAAGATCCCGGACCCTCACAACCTGAAGCTCTGGCTCAGGGTCAACGGCGAACTCAGGCAGGAGGGTGAGACGGCCTCCATGATCTTTTCCATCCCCTACATCATCAGCTACGTTTCTAAGATAATGACCTTGGAAGAAGGAGATATTATCTTGACCGGGACCCCGAAGGGAGTCGGACCCGTGAAAGAAAACGATGAGATCCAGGCTGGCATACACGGGGTCGTTAGTATGAGATTTAAGGTGGAAACGCCAGAGTACTGA
- the HAGH gene encoding hydroxyacylglutathione hydrolase, mitochondrial isoform X1 encodes MKVELLPALTDNYMYLIIDDETKEAAVVDPVQPQKVVETVKKHGVKLTTVLTTHHHWDHAGGNEKLVKLAPGLKVCGGDDRIGALTHKVTHLSTLQVGSLHVKCLSTPCHTSGHICYFVSKPGSSEPPAVFTGDTLFVAGCGKFYEGTADEMYRALLEVLGRLPPHTRVYCGHEYTINNLKFARHVEPDNPAVQEKLAWAKEKYSVGEPTVPSTIAEEFTYNPFMRVREKTVQQHAGETEPVTTMRAIRTEKDHFKVPRD; translated from the exons ATGAAGGTTGAGTTACTGCCCGCGCTGACCGACAACTACATGTACCTGATCATCGACGACGAGACCAAGGAGGCCGCCGTCGTGGACCCGGTGCAGCCCCAGAAG GTTGTAGAGACGGTGAAGAAGCACGGTGTGAAGCTGACCACGGTGCTCACCACCCACCACCACTG GGATCACGCCGGCGGGAACGAGAAGCTGGTCAAGCTGGCGCCTGGGTTGAAGGTGTGCGGGGGTGACGACCGGATCGGGGCCCTGACTCACAAGGTCACGCACCTGTCCACGCTGCAG GTGGGGTCTCTCCACGTCAAGTGCCTGTCCACGCCGTGCCACACGTCCGGACACATCTGCTACTTCGTCAGCAAGCCGGGCAGCTCCGAGCCGCCTGCGGTGTTCACAG GGGATACCTTGTTTGTGGCCGGCTGTGGGAAGTTCTACGAGGGGACAGCGGACGAGATGTACAGAGCCCTGCTCGAGGTCCTGGGCCGGCTCCCTCCACACACG AGAGTGTACTGTGGCCACGAGTACACCATCAACAACCTCAAGTTCGCGCGCCACGTGGAGCCCGACAACCCCGCCGTTCAGGAGAAGCTGGCCTGGGCCAAG GAGAAGTACAGTGTCGGCGAGCCCACGGTGCCGTCCACCATCGCCGAGGAGTTCACCTACAACCCGTTCATGAGAGTGAG GGAGAAGACGGTGCAGCAGCACGCCGGGGAGACGGAGCCCGTGACCACCATGAGAGCCATCCGCACGGAGAAGGATCACTTCAAGGTGCCCCGGGACTGA
- the HAGH gene encoding hydroxyacylglutathione hydrolase, mitochondrial isoform X2 — protein sequence MVLGRGLLGRRSLAALGAACARRGLGPALLGALLHHTDFRKSLTVEQGTMKVELLPALTDNYMYLIIDDETKEAAVVDPVQPQKVVETVKKHGVKLTTVLTTHHHWDHAGGNEKLVKLAPGLKVCGGDDRIGALTHKVTHLSTLQVGSLHVKCLSTPCHTSGHICYFVSKPGSSEPPAVFTGDTLFVAGCGKFYEGTADEMYRALLEVLGRLPPHTRVYCGHEYTINNLKFARHVEPDNPAVQEKLAWAKEKYSVGEPTVPSTIAEEFTYNPFMRVREKTVQQHAGETEPVTTMRAIRTEKDHFKVPRD from the exons ATGGTGCTGGGCCGCGGGCTGCTTGGCCGCCGGAGCCTCGCCGCGCTGGGAGCCGCCTGCGCCCGCCGCGGCCTGG GCCCAGCCCTGCTGGGAGCCCTTCTCCATCACACGGACTTCAGGAAGAGCTTGACCGTGGAACAGGGCACCATGAAGGTTGAGTTACTGCCCGCGCTGACCGACAACTACATGTACCTGATCATCGACGACGAGACCAAGGAGGCCGCCGTCGTGGACCCGGTGCAGCCCCAGAAG GTTGTAGAGACGGTGAAGAAGCACGGTGTGAAGCTGACCACGGTGCTCACCACCCACCACCACTG GGATCACGCCGGCGGGAACGAGAAGCTGGTCAAGCTGGCGCCTGGGTTGAAGGTGTGCGGGGGTGACGACCGGATCGGGGCCCTGACTCACAAGGTCACGCACCTGTCCACGCTGCAG GTGGGGTCTCTCCACGTCAAGTGCCTGTCCACGCCGTGCCACACGTCCGGACACATCTGCTACTTCGTCAGCAAGCCGGGCAGCTCCGAGCCGCCTGCGGTGTTCACAG GGGATACCTTGTTTGTGGCCGGCTGTGGGAAGTTCTACGAGGGGACAGCGGACGAGATGTACAGAGCCCTGCTCGAGGTCCTGGGCCGGCTCCCTCCACACACG AGAGTGTACTGTGGCCACGAGTACACCATCAACAACCTCAAGTTCGCGCGCCACGTGGAGCCCGACAACCCCGCCGTTCAGGAGAAGCTGGCCTGGGCCAAG GAGAAGTACAGTGTCGGCGAGCCCACGGTGCCGTCCACCATCGCCGAGGAGTTCACCTACAACCCGTTCATGAGAGTGAG GGAGAAGACGGTGCAGCAGCACGCCGGGGAGACGGAGCCCGTGACCACCATGAGAGCCATCCGCACGGAGAAGGATCACTTCAAGGTGCCCCGGGACTGA